The proteins below come from a single Candidozyma auris chromosome 3, complete sequence genomic window:
- the IRS4 gene encoding Irs4p has protein sequence MNSAQQAALAAFRAKNQPKEQPQAANSSITPEQDGPSRKTQLTSRQSGRNSESVSSKANRAENSTKEPKCAQAKVIRRSATPDLKLRIDTSVAHSPSSASLATAAAELSSRHHKSNASESNYLTPTARTPAALAAAFSERSSQMSLPRSSAYENDSSSGSLYHEDSSVPNQSSSDGQGTTNPSRSRISVTTDPKEMVEKMKQSINSKTKSGVAKKSAERSKAALNEFRQTVDSKRYSTPVPTSHNDSRLFGALNSELQRSQSSLDSRFTDESSPSFEHPFISIKDLQDLNNSRISVESYVSGSESETPVTPSIAVVDTDEEGALKAPSEAPGKSVQPIAVPPSPNAVARSTAVGGPNGAELIAHLSLNSSPNLSDVKVEEKKARRKPPPDMEDENTRGSLERSASNVSSGVDENGESKFPQYPDIPEKKKKKRGLFKKSKHNHSACNTAPQERLSFEQTNANEVEETPPPENPRSGISPVVANPHIALKTTMRKAKKKKAFDENKPWKNHESLDGISESERKRYEGVWASNKGLYMDKVVTRLVGVDYNKDYGGESELRKNFDPSLLAAKLSTAAEEAANENTENHIIERHNLKHADPHELIHGLVVKQIWERSGLPPETLSQIWDLVDFRKDGTLNKIEFLVGMWLVDQCLYGRKLPKKVEESVWSSLGNIGINVVIRKKKR, from the coding sequence ATGAACTCCGCACAGCAGGCCGCCTTGGCTGCATTTCGAGCAAAGAATCAACCTAAAGAGCAACCACAGGCTGCCAACAGCAGCATTACTCCAGAACAAGATGGCCCCAGCCGAAAAACCCAGCTCACTCTGCGGCAAAGTGGAAGGAATTCCGAGCTGGTCTCGTCAAAGGCCAATAGAGCGGAAAACCTGACCAAGGAACCAAAATGCGCCCAGGCGAAAGTGATTCGAAGGCTGGCCACACCAGACCTAAAACTTCGAATAGACACGTCAGTCGCTCACCTGCCGTCTCTGGCGTCTTTGGCCACGGCAGCTGCAGAGCTATCCTCCAGGCACCACAAGAGTAATGCCTCCGAGTCAAATTACCTCACACCAACCGCAAGAACACCTGCAGCTTTGGCGGCGGCGTTTTCCGAGAGATCGTCGCAGATGCTGTTGCCTCGATCGTCAGCTTACGAAAACGATTCATCGTCGGGGTCGCTTTACCATGAAGACTCTTCTGTTCCGAACCAGAGCAGCTCTGACGGCCAGGGCACCACGAATCCACTGCGCCTGCGAATAAGCGTGACAACGGACCCAAAGGAAATGGTCGAGAAAATGAAGCAGTCGATCAATTCAAAAACTAAAAGTGGGGTTGCCAAAAAAAGCGCTGAACGCAGTAAGGCCGCCTTGAACGAATTCAGACAAACAGTGGACCTGAAGAGGTATTCCACTCCAGTCCCCACCAGCCACAATGATTCTAGATTATTCGGTGCATTGAACAGTGAGTTGCAAAGATCACAGTCTAGTTTGGATCTGCGATTCACAGATGAATCGCTGCCTTCATTTGAGCATCCATTTATCAGTATCAAGGACCTTCAGGATCTTAATAATTCTCGCATATCAGTGGAGTCCTATGTTTCGGGAAGCGAAAGTGAGACACCGGTCACTCCATCAATTGCAGTGGTTGATACGGATGAGGAAGGTGCACTCAAGGCTCCATCCGAGGCTCCTGGGAAATCAGTTCAACCTATAGCAGTTCCACCATCGCCTAACGCAGTTGCTCGCAGTACAGCCGTTGGTGGCCCAAACGGAGCTGAGTTGATAGCACATCTCTCTCTTAACTCGCTGCCGAATTTATCTGATGTGAAagttgaggagaagaaggctaGGAGAAAGCCTCCACCAGATATGGAAGATGAGAACACGCGTGGATCCTTGGAGCGTTCTGCAAGTAATGTACTGAGTGGAGTTGATGAGAACGGGGAATCGAAGTTTCCCCAGTATCCTGACATAcctgagaagaagaagaaaaaacgAGGGCTattcaagaaaagcaagCATAATCACAGTGCTTGTAACACTGCACCTCAAGAGCGGCTTTCCTTCGAGCAAACAAATGCCAATGAGGTAGAGGAGACGCCACCGCCAGAGAATCCAAGGAGCGGAATCTCTCCTGTTGTTGCTAACCCTCACATTGCATTGAAGACAACCATGagaaaggcaaagaagaagaaagcattCGATGAGAACAAACCTTGGAAAAACCATGAATCGCTAGATGGGATTCTGGAGAGTGAGCGTAAGAGATACGAAGGTGTTTGGGCCAGTAACAAGGGTCTATATATGGATAAGGTGGTCACACGCCTTGTTGGGGTGGACTACAACAAAGACTACGGTGGTGAAAGTGAACTTAGAAAAAACTTCGATCCGCTGCTTTTAGCAGCTAAGCTTTCAACCGcagctgaagaagctgctaATGAAAATACAGAGAACCATATCATAGAGAGACACAACCTTAAGCACGCTGACCCGCATGAGCTCATCCATGGATTGGTTGTTAAGCAGATTTGGGAGAGGAGCGGGCTCCCTCCTGAAACGCTTTCGCAAATTTGGGATCTAGTTGATTTCCGCAAAGACGGCACGCTCAACAAGATTGAGTTTTTGGTCGGAATGTGGCTAGTGGACCAGTGTCTCTACGGTAGGAAGCTCCCgaagaaagtggaagaGCTGGTTTGGAGCAGTTTGGGCAATATTGGGATCAACGTTGTTATCCGCAAGAAAAAACGATAA